A region of Oxyura jamaicensis isolate SHBP4307 breed ruddy duck chromosome 9, BPBGC_Ojam_1.0, whole genome shotgun sequence DNA encodes the following proteins:
- the RNPEPL1 gene encoding aminopeptidase RNPEPL1, protein MAAPAPRPPGLCCCRKGSATGPEAPPAPPEPPPEPPPDVGAASSSQLFGLRHLHLGLELRPEARALAGCLVLELCALRPQPSALVLDVHPALRVLSAAYRRAPAGEAPCSFAFSPAEASPAPPPPPPPPPPPPPPPPCPPPPPPCSANPPATATFLSAPCIAAPPGDPLGDPPGSLPPAAEPPPPLPVFARPPAAACPLGFRVDPFTDYGSALTLSLPAALQPHQPFQVIVRYTTADGPAIWWLDPELTYGNAKPFVFTQGHSVCNRSFFPCFDTPAVKCTYSATVKAPAGIQVLMSATQSTYSEDEGVYQFYMEYPVPAYLVALVAGDLIHADIGPRSRVWAEPCLLPTAISKLSGMVERWLTAAESLYGPYIWGRYDIVFLPPSFPIVAMENPCLTFIISSILESDEFLIIDVIHEVAHSWFGNAVTNATWEEMWLSEGLATYAQRRITTETYGAAFTCLETAFRLDALHRQMKLLGEDNPVSKLQVKLEPGVNPSNLMNLFTYEKGYCFVYYLSQLCGDPRHFDSFLRAYIEKYKFTSVVAQDLLDSFLNFFPELKEQCVESKAGLEFERWLNATGPPLAEPDLSQGSSLTRPVETLFKLWTTEPLDSAAAASSVDLTKWRTFQTVLFLDRLLDGSPLPHEVIKKLSECYSSQLDSMNAEIRIRWLQIVVRNDYYPDLYKVRRFLENQMSRMYTIPLYEDLCTGTLKSFALEVFYQTQNQLHPNLRKTIQQILSQGLNPLPAIDTTAGTTETPAVVLEDKVSEATNGAISLRDVNVSA, encoded by the exons ATGGCGGCTCCGGCTCCGCGGCCGCCCGGCCTTTGCTGCTGCCGCAAGGGTTCCGCCACCGGCCCGGAGGCCCCGCCGGCTCCTCCCGAGCCTCCTCCCGAGCCTCCTCCGGACGTGGGGGCGGCCTCCAGCTCGCAGCTCTTCGGCCTCCGCCACCTGcacctggggctggagctgcggCCCGAGGCGCGGGCGCTGGCgggctgcctggtgctggagcTCTGCGCCCTGCGCCCCCAGCCCAGCGCCCTGGTGCTGGACGTCCACCCGGCCCTGCGCGTCCTCTCGGCCGCCTACCGCCGGGCCCCGGCGGGGGAAGCGCCCTGCTCCTTCGCCTTCTCCCCCGCCGAGGCCTCCCCGGcccctccgcctcctcctccgccgcctcctccgccgcctccgccgcctccctgccctccgccgccgcctccgtGCTCCGCCAACCCGCCGGCCACCGCCACCTTCCTCTCGGCTCCCTGCATCGCCGCTCCCCCCGGGGACCCCCTCGGGGACCCCCCCGGCAGCCTCCCGCCCGCCGCCGagcccccgccgccgctgcccgtTTTCGCCCGGCCGCCGGCCGCCGCCTGCCCGCTGGGCTTCAGGGTGGATCCCTTCACCGACTACGGCTCGGCCCTCACGCTCTCGCTGCCCGCCgccctccagccccaccagccctTCCAGGTCATCGTCCGCTACACCACGGCCGACGGCCCTGCC ATCTGGTGGCTGGATCCCGAACTGACGTACGGCAATGCCAAGCCATTTGTCTTCACGCAGGGCCACTCGGTGTGTAACCgctctttcttcccctgcttTGACACGCCGGCAGTGAAATGCACCTATTCGGCTACCGTCAAG GCTCCAGCAGGCATACAGGTGTTGATGAGTGCCACTCAAAGTACCTACTCAGAAGACGAAGGTGTCTATCAGTTTTACATGGAATACCCAGTTCCTGCCTACCTAGTGGCCCTGGTGGCAGGAGACCTTATACATGCAGACATAGGTCCAAG GAGCAGAGTGTGGGCAGAGCCTTGCCTGCTGCCAACAGCCATCAGCAAGCTTTCTGGCATGGTGGAGCGCTGGTTGACTGCTGCAGAGAGTCTGTACGGGCCATATATTTGGGGGAG ATAtgacattgtttttcttcctccatcctTCCCCATTGTTGCCATGGAAAACCCATGCCTGACTTTCATCATTTCTTCCATTCTGGAGAGCGATGAGTTTTTAATCATTGATGTCATTCACGAAGTTGCCCACAGCTGGTTTGGAAACGCAGTCACCAACGCTACGTGGGAGGAGATGTGGCTGAGCGAGGGGCTGGCCACATACGCGCAGCGACGGATCACCACCGAGACCTATG gagctgccttcACATGCCTGGAGACTGCGTTCCGCCTCGATGCTCTCCACAGACAGATGAAGCTCCTCGGAGAAGACAACCCGGTCAGCAAGCTTCAGGTTAAACTGGAGCCAG GTGTAAATCCTAGTAATTTAATGAACCTCTTCACCTATGAGAAAGGCTACTGCTTTGTTTACTACCTGTCCCAGCTCTGCGGTGACCCAAGACACTTTGACTCCTTCCTAAGA GCCTACATTGAGAAGTACAAATTTACCAGTGTTGTGGCTCAAGATCTTCTGGATTCCTTCCtgaatttttttccagagctgaaaGAGCAATGTGTTGAGAGCAAAGCAG GACTGGAGTTTGAACGTTGGCTCAACGCTACAGGACCTCCGTTAGCTGAGCCGGACTTATCTCAGGGATCCAGCCTGACCAGACCAGTGGAGACGCTCTTCAAACTCTGGACCACTGAGCCTCTGGACTCTGCTGCTGCCGCCAGCAGTGTTGACCTCACTAAATGGAGAACGTTCCAAACCGTGCTTTTCTTGGACAGGTTGCTGGACGGGTCACCGCTGCCACATG AGGTGATAAAAAAGCTTTCGGAGTGTTACTCCTCTCAGCTGGACTCCATGAACGCAGAAATCCGCATCCGCTGGTTGCAGATTGTAGTCCGAAATGACTACTACCCAGACCTTTACAAAGTTCGGCGCTTCTTGGAAAACCAG ATGTCTCGGATGTACACAATTCCACTTTATGAGGACCTTTGCACTGGCACACTCAAGTCATTTGCCTTAGAAGTTTTTTACCAGACCCAAAACCAGCTGCACCCCAATTTACGGAAAACCATCCAACAGATCTTATCACAGGGCTTAAATCCACTTCCTGCCATAGACACTACAGCAGGCACTACAGAAACACCAGCAGTGGTGCTTGAGGACAAAGTCTCAGAGGCCACAAACGGTGCCATTTCACTCAGGGATGTTAATGTGTCTGCTTAG